The genomic interval TCAAAGGCATAAAACTTGGACGCGTTCAAGGCATGATGGCAGTTAAGGACAATGAGATATACATTCCCGATAACGATAAAAACTGTGTGTTAAGGGTGTCTTTATCAGGGCAACTTCTTGCAAAGATTCCATCTGGATCTCCTTCTGACGTTTTGAAGTTTCCTAAAGGAGTAGCGGTCACTCAAGACGGTCATTTACTGGTGTGCTCCTACTGGAAGAACCAAGTGGTCATGTTTGATAAATCCGGCGTTTTTATAAAAGTTTTTGTTGATAAGGGTGAGGACACCGACGGTAAGGTTTATTCACCGTATTCGGTAGCTGTTGACGAACAAGACAACGTTGTTATTGGGTCTCTGCACCGGTTACAACTCTTCAGCAAAGACGGAGTCTTCGTCAAACGAATTGATGATGATAAGCATATGTTGTATTGCCCGGGGAGTATAATATGCAAGAAACGTCAGGTTATCGCTGCTGACAAACGAAATGCCAGTATATGTGTGTACAACTACTAAATCAATTGGATAGAACAAATAACAGTGAAATTGTAGTCTAATTAAATAAACGGttctattttaataaatgtaatttctgTTTAGCGCCACCTACAGGGTCGAGAATAATTCGAGCTTCGTGTAAATTGAGGTTGTGAATGAAACACCTTTTTTCAGATGATTAAAAAAAACGAAAATTAAAATTTACGCATACGTACAAAAAGCtgcatgattattattattaaggccTAAATGGGCTTAtcatattaacaaaataaaagtacATAACTAAATTACTAGACTTACTAAAAACTGCACTCTGTTAAATGTCGATAGCCGTTATGCATACTATCCAGGAAGTTGTCTaaaataacaactccctgtacTATCTATCCACTACAAGTACTGCGGTAGGCATGAATAGTAATCGTCTGAATTCTAATTAAGTTAATTGTTAATTGTTCTATAATTTAGTCACCTGTGCCACAATCACATTGTCTTTAAAGTACGTTTATTGATAATTAAGCTAAAGAATGGATCCATCGAATGGATGTCATTGAAAGCATATAGCCCCGCATATAGCGTGACAATGGAgctataaaataattgtttaactTAATAATGGTTTGACGTTTTTAGAATGCGTGCGAGACGGATAATACGACATTCAAAGACGATTGCTGATACGGCGTCGTCGCATATTCGCTGATCAACTGTTacgaaaaaaaaagtttgatttgTTATGTTTGGTGTTTCAAAACTTAAACACATTCTAGTTCTCCAAGAGTCAGTTTGCCTGTCTCAAGTCGTCCTCCTGTATCACCAAGACGTATCGCACTCAGTGGTAGATACCGCTTATCCATGACGTAGCCTTCGTCTACTCTTACCACGTTATCGTTACTGTCACAGTTACAAGCCAACGATCTATCAGCACAGGAacctataaaatatattttttttttatataatcagttatataatatatataatatatataatattaaataaattgcttaataaataaaacatgtgtATGCCTGTAATTTGAGTTCTGTCCCCACTGTACGTGTATTAGGAATATTTCGATTTCCGACGATCGACGACGACCTAACAAGACTAGTCAATTGCTTTGGTCTCGGTCGTCGTCTggacttaagcttggttcctactagcaacgcaacgtaacgcaacctacgcaacggaAGAAAATGCTCTTCTAATAATTTTGTTTGCCTCCGCctacgtgaaatcaaacctgcgatatttgcagcactgttgcgtcgttggttcccacttgtggTTACGCAATACAGCAATTTGCGTaaatacgtcgttgcgttgcgttttaATGGGAACCACGCATTAGCAGCCACCAAAACTGTGTCGAGGTGGGAATCAAGGAAATACGTCCTAATTTCTCCACACACACTATGACGTACTGTGTCCGTGACACACCGCAATTATCATACAGAACTCATCATTTTTTGTGTTCGCACGACAGGTATATTCAATGAAGAGCAATGCGTTTGTACTTTATAAACAATGAAGGGGAATAtggtactttttttttatcttttatggGTCTCTCccatctttattcattcaatctttaatgtatacaaaattcattattatataatataataaaataatatcatagaAGAGGTTGTTAATATAGACAGCACACAAACAATctttttatagtactgtatataaatattgcACATCCATTAAAGTAAACTTCATAATATTATACCTTATGGATATTGTTTCAAAAAGAacattcaattttttatttatacaatttttcagGTAAGTAATACGTTTCATTATTTCTATACATAATTGTTGTTTATAGCATTGATAATATGTatattcttatatttttttcatttataaagaGATGATGAAGTGAGgcatatttccatttatttaGTTGTTTTAATACATTAGCTTTGTATATGCTTAGCAAACCAATTGAAAACACATGATCTACATATGTATTTCCAGTGCCAgttatatttttgaaatttgccTCGATATTGAATTTAGTTATTGTATGCTCATTTATGTAAAGCCACAAATAATTTGCTTCTGCacattcaaaaaataaatgtgcATCATCTTCAACACAGTCGCATTGTAgacatttgtttgtgtttacaaTTTTCCATATACATAACCTCTTTCTAGTTGGCATAATTCTATGTAGTAACTTAAAGTTAATTTGTTTGAGCTTGTTTTccttaattaattttattttacgcTCCCAGGTTAATTTCCAATCAATTGTAGTATTAAAATACAACTGCCATTTTATTTGACATTTTGGTTCTATCCCTTTTTTCTAATAAAACAGTTATATATTTGCTTACTtgttattttacataatttagtAGCAGGCTGAACCTTGTCCTgtattgtattttcattttttgactAATAATAACGTCTTTCCATTCTTGTGGAATGGCTTGTAGTAATGTGTGAAATTCTGCTATCCAATTTGATTTTGAAATTAGAATTCCAAGTAACATATTCGAATTAATGAATCTATTACCAAAAacaatatcttttatttttctaatacCGGATCTGATCCAGTTTCTATACAGTAGTGATAGGCTATTATAACTTATAAATTTATTTCCCCAAATGTTTTGTTCTAATATTTCATCATAGCCTGATGGccattttaatacaatttcattaaatttagTTAATGCATTTAATACATCTAGATAAAAACTAGGTACACCTTTACAAGATTTTATATTATAGTGAGACATATTTTCAAGGACATCTAGAGGTCcgatattatttaaatacatagTCGGTAAGTATTTCCACTTTGAAGGTTCGTCGTTAAAGAGACGTTTAGCCTATGATATTTGGGAATATGGTACTTACCCTCTACACCACATGCGCACATGCTGGAGTTGATTGGAGCTCCCGCCCAATTATACATAGGTTGATTATCTCGACTCACCAACCAGCCATATGGAATGTTATAACGCCGATTGCGTATCATAAGTACAGAACTTTTACATTCGtactaattaaaatataagaaaaaacatttaaacgTATTAGTAGAgttatttaagctctgtctacactatcaaagtttatgtgacaaaaaaatatgaagtgcccatatattgacatgattaTGTCGTATCACGACCTTATTTGGGCATgttgtcactaccatattttgtcacatcacacgtttttgtcaaactagtttgatcgtgtagacagagcttaagacggTGCGCTTTTTCTACCAACAAGATGATAATTGATAAAACTcgtcagtaggcctatatttcatttttatgtttttttctacggTTCCGTTTTTGCCGATTTCTGTGACCGATCATACGTATGTTCTGTATGTGTTGTGTGTACTGATGTGATATGACGCTCATCGCAGCAGTCACAGACGCAAGATgttagataataatattataggcctTCTCTGCCAGAAAAACAAAGTGTATGATAtgatatataatgtattacaaTTTAAACAATACAAACTTACCCCTACATACTGTCTACATGAGCGCGAGTTCATTACCAGCTTTTTCAGTTGAGTTGAGGTCAGTTGGTAGTCTGGACGGAATTCGAATTCACCAGCCTTGTCACGATTTCGAACACGTACTGGTCTTTTTCTTACATGATGAACGATTGTCAATCCTTACATAAAAAATAGTTACTAATACCCATCAatcgatcaatcaatcaatcgataATTTAGTCAATCAATCAGTTATAGCCAGTCAATcagtaatcaatcaatcagttaatcaaacaattaatcaatcaatcagttaTAACCAGTCAATTAATCAGTAATCAATCAACCAATCACttaaataatcaatcaatcgatcatttagttaattaatcaatcaatcagttaTAGCCAATaagtaatcaatcaatcagttaatcaatcaattaatcaattatttatagCCAGTCAATTAATcagtaatcaatcaatcaatcaatactcAATCAATTAATCTACGCGATAAACGGGTGGTTAACAAAACAACCAACCTATATCTGTTTCTGTTGTCATGTCACACTTGACTGTGAACGGCTCTACACCACCAGGACCGTCAGGATCAATGCCGTAGAAGTTATCTTCCGTTAATCCAGCCTTCTTGATTTCATTGCAGGACGGTAGGTACTGCTGTGTTGCGACTGTTGTGGCAAGGGGAGGTTGCGGAACTGTTGTCTTTGGCTCAGGATCTGGGGTATCAGGTAAAGGAACAGGGGGTGCTGGCGTTTCCGGTATACGTTCAAGTGCTTCATATAGTTCTGAAAAAGATAGTAAGAACAATAAGAAGGAGGCCAGAGCCTAACGCAATTCTTATGCTATAATAAAGGTCTCCAGTAAGTTTATAGTCTTATTTGACTTAAGTTGTACTTATGTGAGCTTTTAAGTGAGACCTAAAACTCCTTATAAATACTCCACTCTCCTTAAAACAATTACGAGAACCTTGTTTTAAAATCTTACCATCGATTTGTACTTGTATAGGCTGCATTGACCTGTAGCTAGCCTGCTGCCTATTGTTTAACGTCTGCCTTGATGTACTTCGTCCGCTATCTATCGATCTATCGATTTTTGTTTTAAGTTCATTTTCCATTTCCGTCAGCATTCTGTTCTGTATGTTTAACACACTACTAAGTTTGTCTTGTAGGGCAGACAGGTCTCCGGCTACAAAAACTACCATCGCCCCCACATAAATCCAAATCGTCAGATACATGTTGCTGAAGCTCGGGCTAGGCcgtcaacaacaacaacagtcGTAAGGCCAAGAGCAGTAGCTTAAACTATGACAGGATTTCCAATGAACAACCCCAAGTGTACGTGAAGCGTCTGATATATCCGGAGTATATCATTCCTATTGTCTATTTAGGCGGTTTACTTCCCTGCTAAGAAATAGCAGACAAGAATCGtagaaataattataaaatgtcaCCGTACACAGCATGTCACACATCACTGTAAATGTCACGCCATATTTTGTTGCTCTCATCTCGGTAGGAAATAATGTTCGTTGATTGAACAAATAATTTGAGAAAAAACTATTTTGCACCCGACATTTTTTGTGAAAACGAAAATAATAACCAGTTTTATTGGTTCAGCTTTAAAGAATTTCTTAAAATCTTTTCAACCTAAGTAATTCCTGCACTAAAATTGTAAACCGTGTCTTTCCGAAGTGAATAACAAGTTTAAAAGTGATGTtacttatttcaaattaatttaacataatacaCATACATTGTCGTTTGTCGGTCTCTGATTGTAATCAgtatatatttcatattaaataattaaattattttagttctCATTATATATTTTGGTTGTTTGATTGTTCATGCTGTAGAGCTTGTGAGGTCAATTGTAACGAACAAACTATTTTCTCCGGTTACAACCGAATTAACTACATGTAGGGCCTAcgtatgaaaattaaatttgtttttttttacgcCTGCACTTTGTATCAACCATTGTGGTGTCCGTAATATTGGAACCTTTAATACAGTTATTATACGTTATTATACATTGGAAAGAATAAATCTTTCATAGAAGAAATCCCTGAAGAAGAAACAGTGTTTCGCCGAAAGTTTGGCACTctgactttttttatttaatttttgcttTATTTATCAACTGAGACCCAGTCACGGTTACAATTATAGCTTTggtatttttcagtaatttgcttttGGATTAGTACTGTATTACCAAAGAAGCATGAATAGATTGATTTATAAAGTAAAGAACGATTTTCACCATCATAATGGTCACGGAGATTGCAACCCTCCCTGCTATCTCTAAGAAGACTGGATCATTGTTTGAGGACATTTCAATTTGAGCGCAGCACTTAGCCTACTTGCACTTCGCAATTTCTAGATTTTGTATATTGTAAAACGTAAAATTTCGCGAAATAAAGGGCTCACGAAAATCGCGAAATTTTTAAGATTGAGTTGTTTACTTgcagtatataataatacagtatagaaaatgaaaaagattATAAAAAGGCTAGTATTTATATCCTTAGTTTATAATACTATATATCCATCTCTAGCCCATCGATAGCTTCCCAAACGGAAGTGTCAAGTAGTCTTCGACGGTCATCAAGTTCTTACGCAGATGGCGTACAGTTCGTCTTCCTTTTCTACCACGATATAGCCTTGATATACTACAATTTTCAGTATTTACGTGCATCGAATTcctttacaaatatattttggCCCATGTGAATTGAACGTAGGAACACTGCGACAAAATCACCAGGAAAATGCGTGGCTGGTGATATCTCAAATATATGTTTGCTTGGGTATTTTACGCACGTACTGCGGAAATTGCGTACACGAAAGGTCTTGTGGGACCATAATACTAGAAATCTAGGAATGTAATTGTTCTGCTATAAAGGTCACTTTATTAACTTCCGCTTGAAGCAGAACATAAGCAGAATCCTGAATTTTTGGAAAGCAAAATGACTTGGTTTGAGTGGAACAACAGTCAGATAAACATGTGTTTTCTACCAAAAGTTTATTGAGCACCATGACAATattgacagaaaaaaaaattgtttactatacaataattttcagaaaaacaaatcaaatctTATCTGTAGAAAGTTCTACAACCCATTCATtataaatgattaatttaagacTTGTTATTTATCAATTTACAAGCACGGTAGAACGATACAATACACTAGTAATACTTTGTTATCGAGATAATGATAACCAAAACCTAAGTAAATTGGAAAACGTTGATAATGACGATAACTAACAAACGATAACACTAACAATATTACTCGATGTGTTGATATTTTGCAGCAATGAATTTCACTACAGT from Antedon mediterranea chromosome 5, ecAntMedi1.1, whole genome shotgun sequence carries:
- the LOC140050168 gene encoding neurexin-4-like translates to MYLTIWIYVGAMVVFVAGDLSALQDKLSSVLNIQNRMLTEMENELKTKIDRSIDSGRSTSRQTLNNRQQASYRSMQPIQVQIDELYEALERIPETPAPPVPLPDTPDPEPKTTVPQPPLATTVATQQYLPSCNEIKKAGLTEDNFYGIDPDGPGGVEPFTVKCDMTTETDIGLTIVHHVRKRPVRVRNRDKAGEFEFRPDYQLTSTQLKKLVMNSRSCRQYVGYECKSSVLMIRNRRYNIPYGWLVSRDNQPMYNWAGAPINSSMCACGVEGSCADRSLACNCDSNDNVVRVDEGYVMDKRYLPLSAIRLGDTGGRLETGKLTLGELECV